In Actinoplanes sp. NBC_00393, a single genomic region encodes these proteins:
- a CDS encoding YlxR family protein translates to MRPRRGTDRIRVRHDRGVDLPSAGPTRTCVGCRNRAPAASLLRFVAAGSGGDLRLLPDPRRRLPGRGAHLHPDPACLAQAERRRAFGRALRLTGVADTGLLAEHIRTVSVPSESTDDGASSFRHDPAR, encoded by the coding sequence ATGCGGCCGAGGCGGGGAACTGACCGGATACGCGTCCGGCACGATCGAGGGGTAGACTTGCCATCGGCCGGCCCGACGCGAACCTGCGTCGGCTGCCGCAACCGCGCGCCGGCCGCTTCATTGCTGCGGTTCGTCGCGGCCGGATCCGGGGGAGACCTCCGGCTTCTGCCCGATCCGCGCCGCCGACTGCCGGGCCGGGGAGCACATTTGCATCCCGATCCGGCTTGCTTAGCGCAGGCAGAGAGACGTCGCGCCTTCGGGCGTGCGTTGCGTCTCACTGGTGTTGCTGACACTGGCCTGCTAGCCGAGCACATTCGTACGGTCTCCGTGCCGTCCGAATCCACCGATGACGGAGCGTCCTCGTTCCGTCACGACCCAGCAAGGTAG
- the nusA gene encoding transcription termination factor NusA, with product MNIDLAALRALEREREIPFETILAAIETALLTAYRHTEGAESHARVEIDRKTGVASVLAQELDADGTVVREWDDTPHDFGRIAAMTAKQVILQRLREATDEQHFGEYAGRDGDLVTGVVQADAARAEKGIVTVDLGKLEAVLPQSEQVPGEAYDHGSRIRCIVVHVAKGFRGPQITLSRSHPALVKKLFALEVPEIADGTVEIAAIAREAGHRTKIAVRSTVPGVNAKGACIGPMGQRVRAVMSELHGEKIDIIDWSDDPAQFVGNALSPAKALRVEVVDAASRTARVTVPDFQLSLAIGREGQNARLAARLTGWRIDIRPDNEPAGVSDRDAAEAGN from the coding sequence ATGAACATCGACCTCGCGGCGCTGCGCGCCCTGGAGCGCGAGCGGGAGATCCCGTTCGAGACCATTCTGGCGGCCATCGAGACCGCGCTGCTCACGGCGTACCGGCACACCGAGGGCGCGGAGAGCCACGCCCGGGTGGAGATCGACCGCAAGACCGGGGTGGCCTCGGTGCTGGCCCAGGAGCTGGACGCGGACGGCACCGTGGTGCGGGAGTGGGACGACACCCCGCACGACTTCGGCCGGATCGCGGCGATGACCGCCAAGCAGGTGATCCTGCAGCGGCTGCGGGAGGCCACCGACGAGCAGCACTTCGGTGAGTACGCGGGGCGCGACGGCGACCTGGTCACCGGTGTGGTGCAGGCGGACGCGGCCCGGGCCGAGAAGGGCATCGTCACCGTCGACCTGGGCAAGCTGGAGGCGGTCCTGCCGCAGTCCGAGCAGGTGCCCGGGGAGGCGTACGACCACGGCTCCCGGATCCGCTGCATCGTGGTGCACGTGGCCAAGGGCTTCCGCGGCCCGCAGATCACCCTGTCCCGCTCGCACCCCGCCCTGGTGAAGAAACTCTTCGCCCTCGAGGTGCCGGAGATCGCGGACGGGACCGTGGAGATCGCCGCGATCGCACGTGAGGCAGGTCACCGGACCAAGATCGCGGTGCGATCGACCGTTCCGGGCGTGAACGCCAAGGGTGCGTGCATCGGTCCGATGGGTCAGCGGGTCCGTGCCGTGATGAGCGAGCTGCACGGCGAGAAGATCGACATCATCGACTGGTCGGACGACCCGGCCCAGTTCGTCGGCAACGCGCTCTCTCCGGCCAAGGCCCTGCGGGTCGAGGTGGTGGACGCGGCCAGCCGTACGGCCCGGGTCACCGTCCCGGACTTCCAGCTGTCGCTGGCGATCGGCCGGGAGGGACAGAACGCCCGGTTGGCGGCCCGGCTGACCGGCTGGCGCATCGACATCCGTCCGGACAACGAACCGGCCGGCGTCTCGGACCGTGATGCGGCCGAGGCGGGGAACTGA
- the rimP gene encoding ribosome maturation factor RimP: MTQRGRAGARPGGRPGGRRSRPEPEPRTPAAPRIDLTAAKARVRAVVEPVVAGAGYDLEDLTLSRAGRRHVVRVLVDTDGGISLDDVAIVSREISAALDAAEESGGDLLNGEYQLEVGSPGIDRPLTEPRHWRRNTGRLVAVNGVTGRVVSTDDTGVVLDVDGATRAIGFAELGPGKVQIEFKRMDEADFGDDEDEDDNEGEGEE, encoded by the coding sequence ATGACGCAGCGTGGTCGCGCCGGGGCCCGGCCCGGCGGCCGTCCCGGTGGCCGCCGTTCCCGGCCGGAGCCGGAGCCCCGCACTCCCGCCGCCCCGCGGATCGACCTGACCGCCGCCAAGGCGCGGGTCCGTGCCGTGGTCGAGCCGGTGGTCGCCGGAGCCGGTTACGACCTGGAGGATCTGACCCTCTCCCGGGCCGGGCGCCGGCACGTGGTGCGGGTCCTGGTCGACACCGACGGCGGGATCAGCCTGGACGACGTGGCGATCGTCTCCCGCGAGATCTCCGCAGCGCTCGACGCCGCCGAGGAGAGCGGCGGCGATCTGCTGAACGGGGAGTATCAGCTGGAGGTCGGCTCGCCCGGCATCGACCGGCCGCTGACCGAGCCACGGCACTGGCGGCGCAACACCGGCCGCCTGGTCGCGGTGAACGGCGTGACCGGCCGGGTGGTCTCCACCGACGACACCGGCGTGGTGCTCGACGTGGACGGCGCGACCCGGGCGATCGGATTTGCGGAGCTCGGACCGGGCAAGGTCCAGATCGAGTTCAAGCGCATGGACGAGGCCGATTTCGGCGACGACGAAGATGAAGACGACAACGAAGGGGAGGGCGAGGAATGA
- a CDS encoding ferritin-like domain-containing protein, whose protein sequence is MEELAGALAAEEAAIYAYGLVGVHLAEAEQDRARTAEQQHRVRRDELVDRLDELQASTAPAPAGYQLPFEVTDRESALKLAVHVEDGVAQAWRVVLPVTEGTERIDALSALTESAVRATRWRRIAGMTPLTMAFPGRPS, encoded by the coding sequence ATGGAGGAGTTGGCCGGCGCGCTCGCTGCCGAGGAGGCGGCGATCTACGCGTACGGGTTGGTCGGTGTGCACCTGGCCGAGGCCGAGCAGGACCGGGCCCGGACCGCCGAGCAGCAGCACCGGGTGCGCCGCGACGAGCTGGTCGACCGCCTCGACGAGTTGCAGGCGAGCACCGCGCCGGCGCCGGCCGGTTATCAGCTGCCGTTCGAGGTGACCGACCGCGAGTCCGCGCTGAAGCTGGCTGTGCACGTCGAGGACGGGGTCGCGCAGGCCTGGCGGGTGGTGCTGCCGGTTACCGAGGGTACGGAGCGTATCGACGCATTGTCGGCTTTGACCGAGTCGGCAGTTCGCGCAACCCGCTGGCGGCGAATCGCCGGGATGACCCCGCTGACCATGGCGTTTCCCGGTCGTCCCAGCTGA
- a CDS encoding nucleotidyltransferase domain-containing protein has product MIDEPDATTPRGSLAIRLRDVIQTRWAADVQAIGVRGSVAHGDDTDSSDVNLVVVTYRPKTGPKPTLRKVDGTPVELQVVTGEDGLGQARVMTPRWPLQADGFITTYPLYDPKDWFTDQREAHLTLLAEARPVEFSQLARHNWAIANGAHARAVRLAQWYDTDAALILMAEARLHAALVAGLLTRTYFRNAADAVKRTGVAAADMQEIGAILKYQAEELTARGRPVDGTLGALFD; this is encoded by the coding sequence GTGATCGACGAGCCCGACGCCACCACACCACGCGGGTCGCTCGCGATCCGGCTCCGCGACGTCATCCAGACCCGATGGGCGGCCGACGTCCAGGCCATCGGGGTCCGTGGATCGGTCGCCCACGGCGACGACACCGACAGCAGCGACGTCAACCTGGTGGTGGTGACGTACCGGCCGAAGACCGGTCCGAAGCCGACGCTGCGCAAGGTCGACGGCACCCCGGTCGAGCTGCAGGTGGTGACCGGCGAGGACGGCCTCGGGCAGGCCCGGGTGATGACGCCCCGCTGGCCGCTGCAGGCCGACGGGTTCATCACGACGTACCCGTTGTACGACCCGAAGGACTGGTTCACCGACCAGCGGGAGGCGCACCTCACGCTGCTCGCCGAGGCCCGGCCGGTCGAGTTCAGCCAGCTGGCCCGGCACAACTGGGCGATCGCCAACGGCGCGCACGCCCGGGCCGTCCGGCTCGCGCAGTGGTACGACACCGACGCCGCCCTGATCCTGATGGCCGAGGCCCGGCTGCACGCCGCCCTGGTCGCCGGCCTGCTGACCCGCACCTACTTCCGCAACGCGGCCGACGCGGTGAAACGGACCGGAGTGGCCGCGGCCGACATGCAGGAGATCGGCGCGATCCTGAAATACCAGGCCGAGGAGCTGACCGCCCGGGGCCGCCCGGTGGACGGCACCCTGGGCGCGCTGTTCGACTGA
- the map gene encoding type I methionyl aminopeptidase has translation MTVRAPLVPGKQSPWRSVPAKIVRPEYVGKKRPREWRGSHVQTPETIEKMRIAGRLAAQATQLAGEHCKPGVTTDEIDRVVHEFLLDHGAYPSTLGYKGFPKSCCTSLNEVICHGIPDSTVLEDGDIINVDVTAYLNGVHGDTDATFCVGEVSEEARLLVERTHEAMMRGIRAVAPGRPLNAIGRVIEAYARRFGYGVVRDFTGHGIGETFHSGLYVPHYDNPRLDTVMEPGMTFTIEPMITLGTHEYEIWKDGWTVVTKDRKWTAQFEHTLVVTDDGYEILTLP, from the coding sequence ATGACCGTACGTGCACCACTGGTGCCGGGAAAGCAGTCGCCCTGGCGATCGGTCCCGGCGAAGATCGTCCGCCCTGAGTACGTGGGCAAGAAACGCCCACGCGAGTGGCGCGGATCGCACGTGCAGACACCCGAGACGATCGAGAAGATGCGGATCGCCGGGCGGCTCGCGGCGCAGGCCACCCAGCTGGCCGGTGAGCACTGCAAGCCGGGCGTGACGACCGACGAGATCGACCGGGTGGTGCACGAGTTCCTGCTCGACCACGGGGCGTACCCGTCGACGCTCGGCTACAAGGGCTTCCCGAAATCCTGCTGTACGTCGCTCAACGAGGTGATCTGTCACGGCATCCCGGACTCCACGGTGCTGGAGGACGGCGACATCATCAACGTCGACGTGACGGCGTACCTGAACGGCGTGCACGGCGACACCGACGCCACCTTCTGCGTGGGCGAGGTGAGCGAGGAGGCCCGCCTGCTGGTCGAGCGGACCCACGAGGCGATGATGCGGGGCATCCGCGCGGTCGCCCCGGGCCGGCCGCTCAACGCGATCGGCCGGGTCATCGAGGCGTACGCACGGCGCTTCGGCTACGGCGTGGTCCGCGACTTCACCGGCCACGGCATCGGCGAGACCTTCCACTCCGGTCTGTACGTGCCGCATTACGACAACCCGCGGCTGGACACCGTCATGGAGCCGGGCATGACGTTCACCATCGAGCCGATGATCACTCTCGGCACCCACGAGTACGAGATCTGGAAGGACGGCTGGACGGTCGTCACGAAGGACCGTAAGTGGACCGCCCAGTTCGAGCACACCCTCGTGGTGACCGACGACGGCTACGAGATCCTGACCCTGCCGTAG
- a CDS encoding STAS domain-containing protein — MNTAYPPADAILAALWALWNRESVDQEDPNFSATGDLADGRVTVTVSGEVDMASAEALYRAATPDRAEAATLDLRAVTFFDSAAIHTLIRLAERYPGALEVVPSDRVRRILEISGLGQQAWLRPA; from the coding sequence ATGAACACAGCCTATCCGCCTGCCGACGCCATCCTTGCCGCCCTGTGGGCGCTGTGGAATCGTGAGTCCGTGGATCAAGAGGACCCGAACTTCTCGGCGACCGGGGATCTCGCCGACGGGCGTGTCACCGTGACGGTGAGCGGTGAGGTCGACATGGCGTCGGCCGAGGCGCTGTACCGGGCTGCCACTCCCGACCGGGCCGAGGCGGCCACGCTCGACCTGCGCGCCGTGACGTTCTTCGACTCGGCCGCGATCCACACGCTGATCCGGCTGGCCGAGCGCTACCCGGGAGCTCTCGAGGTCGTCCCGTCCGACCGGGTCCGCCGGATCCTGGAGATCTCCGGGCTGGGCCAGCAGGCCTGGCTCAGGCCGGCCTGA
- a CDS encoding SpoIIE family protein phosphatase, whose protein sequence is MGALPSRLRIAFERGGEMGGRMSALDWSTSPLGDPSTWPAELVEAVVTMLASRAQIIIFWGPEYTALYNDAYIAALGGKHPAHLGRPGRELWAETWDLLRELFDGVLTTDRSYYAPDHPFLLERHGFLEEAYFDISYDPIRDGTGRAAGVFCIVTDTTGRVLSERRVRTLSALGRRLADSPDPVALVAEVAAVLAENAKDVPYAALLMDEPAPHPVIRAVIDSGKPGRVALRELVAEPAEPAADEALVLPIDTAGALVLGVSRFLALEGDYRDFLELAAAQISRAVANARAYEQERKRAADLAALDQAKTNFFSNVSHEFRTPLTLILGPLEDLIEDPASADPVRDRLRPVHRNALRLLKLVNTVLDFSRMESGRMRAVYRPTDLAGHTARLAGTFRPAAERAGLELTVDAPSLSEPVYVDHELWEKIVFNLLSNAVKFTRDGVVEVRVRSANGHAVLSVRDTGVGIPEREQALLFDRFHRVTGTWSRSHEGTGIGLALVRELAELHGGSVGVHSEAGRGSEFTVRIPFGTAHLPADRITDDPVAAESAEPRLWVDEATWWAGDGPVLPEPVGDRAGGRILLADDNADLREHVSRLLSPHWEVVTAVDGAAALEQAREHAFDLVLTDVMMPRLDGFGLITALRADGRTRDVPIVVLSARAGEESAVAGLAAGADDYLVKPFSTRELVARVRANLELGKLRRDIVSRLRGVVDAAVAVNTVPTTAEVLDVAARHVLAMTSAGRVVLTVPEARAERDGGAPASAEPDMVLPLPDTAGPPLGELRVWHGRGAPADPAVLTQLARLVGLRLANARLYETEHRIATTLQHSLLPHSLPRVPGATVASRYVPGSNEARVGGDWYDAIAGPDDELFLVIGDVVGKGVQAAAGMGQLRNALRAYVLEGFDCGVALSRLNRLVDTLGRRQFATVLCVAFDPRTRRLRYSSAGHPSPILIDRGRQGTFLYGPALGPPIGALGDVEYPTRETFLSADSRLLLYTDGLIEDRRQGIDNGLAELTLDAAKPTEHVEDLLDSLLAKATRATRRDDIALIALEVTEPREFLLRLPAEPGRLTVLRRRLEDFLAAYGVAEEDAFDLVVAVSEAAANAIEHPVDPAQPVITVEASISDEAVLVTVRDTGHWRPATEAGFRGRGLALIGALTELSVHRSPEGTAVTLRRPLGAAVRPA, encoded by the coding sequence ATGGGTGCCCTGCCGAGCCGGCTGCGCATCGCCTTCGAGCGTGGCGGCGAGATGGGTGGGCGGATGTCCGCCCTGGACTGGTCCACCTCACCGCTGGGTGATCCCTCGACGTGGCCGGCCGAGCTGGTCGAGGCGGTCGTCACGATGCTGGCGTCCCGCGCGCAGATCATCATCTTCTGGGGTCCGGAGTACACGGCGCTCTACAACGACGCCTACATCGCGGCGCTCGGTGGCAAGCATCCCGCCCATCTCGGCCGGCCGGGCCGTGAGCTGTGGGCGGAGACCTGGGATCTGCTGCGTGAGCTGTTCGACGGGGTGCTCACCACCGACCGGTCGTACTACGCGCCCGATCACCCGTTCCTGCTGGAACGGCACGGGTTCCTGGAGGAGGCGTACTTCGACATCTCGTACGACCCGATCCGGGACGGGACCGGCCGGGCAGCCGGGGTTTTCTGCATCGTCACCGACACCACCGGCCGGGTGCTCAGCGAGCGCCGGGTGCGTACGCTCAGCGCCCTCGGCCGCCGGCTGGCCGACTCGCCGGATCCGGTCGCACTGGTCGCCGAGGTGGCGGCGGTGCTGGCGGAGAACGCGAAGGACGTACCGTATGCCGCCCTTCTGATGGACGAGCCCGCGCCGCACCCGGTGATCCGCGCCGTGATCGACAGTGGCAAGCCCGGCCGGGTGGCCCTGCGCGAGCTGGTGGCCGAGCCGGCCGAGCCCGCCGCCGACGAGGCCCTGGTGCTGCCGATCGACACGGCCGGCGCGCTGGTTCTCGGGGTGAGCCGGTTCCTCGCGCTGGAGGGCGACTACCGCGACTTCCTCGAGCTGGCCGCGGCGCAGATCTCCCGGGCGGTGGCGAACGCGCGGGCGTACGAGCAGGAGCGCAAACGGGCTGCGGACTTGGCCGCCCTGGACCAGGCGAAGACCAACTTCTTCTCGAACGTCAGCCACGAGTTCCGTACCCCGCTGACCCTGATCCTCGGCCCGCTGGAGGACCTGATCGAGGACCCGGCGTCCGCCGACCCGGTCCGCGACCGCCTGCGCCCGGTCCACCGCAACGCCCTGCGCCTGCTCAAACTCGTCAACACGGTGCTGGACTTCTCGCGGATGGAGTCCGGCCGGATGCGGGCCGTGTACCGGCCGACCGATCTGGCCGGCCACACCGCACGGCTGGCCGGCACGTTCCGGCCCGCCGCCGAGCGGGCCGGCCTGGAGCTCACCGTCGACGCGCCATCGCTGAGCGAGCCGGTCTACGTGGACCACGAGCTCTGGGAGAAGATCGTCTTCAACCTGCTCTCCAACGCCGTCAAGTTCACCCGCGACGGCGTCGTCGAGGTCCGGGTCCGGTCCGCGAACGGGCACGCCGTCCTCTCGGTACGCGACACCGGCGTCGGCATCCCGGAACGCGAGCAGGCGCTGCTCTTCGACCGCTTCCACCGGGTCACCGGGACCTGGTCGCGCAGTCACGAGGGCACCGGCATCGGCTTGGCGCTGGTCCGCGAGCTCGCCGAACTGCACGGCGGCTCGGTCGGGGTGCACAGCGAGGCGGGCCGGGGCAGCGAGTTCACCGTCCGGATCCCGTTCGGCACGGCCCACCTGCCGGCCGATCGGATCACCGACGACCCGGTGGCCGCCGAGTCGGCCGAGCCCCGCCTCTGGGTCGACGAGGCCACCTGGTGGGCGGGTGACGGGCCGGTCCTGCCGGAGCCGGTCGGGGACCGGGCCGGCGGCCGGATCCTGCTCGCCGACGACAACGCCGACCTGCGCGAACACGTCTCCCGGCTGCTCAGCCCGCATTGGGAGGTGGTCACCGCGGTGGACGGCGCGGCCGCTCTGGAGCAGGCCCGTGAGCACGCGTTCGACCTGGTGCTGACCGATGTGATGATGCCGCGGCTGGACGGGTTCGGGCTGATCACGGCGTTGCGGGCGGACGGGCGTACCCGGGATGTTCCGATCGTGGTGCTCTCCGCCCGGGCCGGCGAGGAGTCGGCGGTCGCCGGACTTGCCGCCGGCGCCGACGACTACCTGGTCAAACCGTTCTCCACCCGGGAGTTGGTGGCCCGGGTCCGGGCCAACCTGGAGCTGGGCAAACTGCGCCGGGACATCGTCAGCCGGCTCCGCGGCGTGGTCGACGCGGCGGTGGCCGTGAACACCGTGCCGACCACCGCCGAGGTGCTCGACGTCGCGGCCCGGCACGTGCTCGCCATGACCTCGGCCGGGCGGGTGGTGCTGACCGTGCCGGAGGCCCGGGCCGAGCGGGACGGCGGCGCTCCCGCCTCCGCCGAGCCGGACATGGTGCTCCCGCTCCCGGACACCGCCGGACCGCCTCTCGGCGAGCTGCGGGTCTGGCACGGCCGCGGCGCGCCGGCCGACCCGGCGGTGCTCACCCAGCTGGCCCGGCTCGTCGGTCTGCGGCTGGCCAACGCCCGCCTCTACGAGACCGAGCACCGGATCGCCACCACGCTGCAGCACAGCCTGCTGCCGCACTCGCTGCCGCGAGTGCCCGGCGCCACCGTGGCCAGCCGGTACGTGCCGGGCAGCAACGAGGCCCGGGTCGGCGGCGACTGGTACGACGCGATCGCCGGTCCCGACGACGAGTTGTTCCTGGTGATCGGCGATGTGGTCGGCAAGGGCGTGCAGGCGGCCGCCGGCATGGGCCAGTTGCGCAACGCGCTGCGGGCGTACGTGCTGGAGGGCTTCGACTGCGGCGTCGCGCTGTCCCGGCTGAACCGGCTGGTGGACACGCTCGGCCGGCGGCAGTTCGCGACCGTCCTCTGTGTCGCCTTCGACCCGCGCACCAGACGGCTGCGGTATTCGTCGGCCGGCCACCCCTCACCGATCCTGATCGACCGCGGCCGGCAGGGCACCTTCCTGTACGGCCCGGCGCTGGGCCCGCCGATCGGGGCGCTCGGCGACGTGGAGTACCCGACCCGCGAGACGTTCCTGTCCGCCGACAGCCGGCTGCTGCTCTACACCGACGGCCTGATCGAGGACCGGCGGCAGGGCATCGACAACGGGCTCGCCGAGCTGACCCTGGACGCCGCCAAGCCCACCGAGCACGTCGAGGACCTGCTGGACTCGCTGCTGGCGAAGGCGACCCGGGCCACCCGGCGCGACGACATCGCGCTGATCGCGCTCGAGGTGACCGAGCCGCGCGAGTTCCTGTTGCGGCTGCCCGCCGAGCCCGGCCGGCTGACCGTGCTGCGCCGCCGGCTCGAGGACTTCCTGGCCGCCTACGGCGTCGCCGAGGAGGACGCTTTCGACCTGGTGGTGGCGGTCTCCGAGGCGGCGGCGAACGCCATCGAGCATCCGGTCGACCCGGCCCAGCCGGTGATCACCGTCGAGGCGTCGATCTCCGACGAGGCGGTGCTGGTCACGGTCCGCGACACCGGCCACTGGCGCCCGGCCACCGAGGCCGGCTTCCGCGGCCGCGGGCTGGCGCTGATCGGGGCGCTCACCGAGCTGTCCGTGCACCGCTCCCCGGAGGGCACCGCGGTGACTCTGCGCCGGCCCCTGGGCGCGGCGGTCAGGCCGGCCTGA
- a CDS encoding gamma-glutamyl-gamma-aminobutyrate hydrolase family protein: MRRPLIGLTAYAEHVKYGHHDLMAGVLPMTYVKAVHATGGRAVLITPDEPGVDVLESLDGVLFTGGGDVDPANYGAARHPATEPDKERDTAELMLMRAALDADLPTLGVCRGMQVMAVATGGSLHQHLPDLVGHERHRAATGTDPLAADASDYGRHDVVVEERSRAHGYFGRSLTVNSFHHQAVADPGEFVPVGWCPDDQVIEIIEHPGRTFALGVQWHPERTADLRCFAALAEAASRARTMAA, translated from the coding sequence ATGCGCAGACCGCTGATCGGCCTCACCGCCTATGCCGAACACGTGAAGTACGGCCACCACGATCTGATGGCCGGCGTGCTGCCGATGACCTACGTGAAGGCGGTACACGCCACCGGCGGGCGGGCTGTGCTGATCACGCCGGACGAGCCCGGCGTCGACGTCCTGGAGTCGCTGGACGGGGTGCTCTTCACCGGTGGCGGCGACGTCGACCCGGCCAACTACGGTGCGGCGCGGCATCCGGCGACCGAGCCGGACAAGGAGCGGGACACCGCCGAGCTGATGCTGATGCGTGCCGCGCTCGACGCCGATCTGCCGACCCTGGGCGTCTGCCGGGGCATGCAGGTGATGGCCGTGGCGACCGGCGGCTCCCTGCACCAGCACCTGCCCGACCTGGTCGGTCACGAGCGGCACCGGGCCGCCACCGGCACCGACCCGCTCGCCGCCGACGCCTCCGACTACGGCCGGCACGACGTGGTGGTCGAGGAGCGGAGCCGGGCGCACGGGTACTTCGGCCGCAGCCTCACGGTCAATTCGTTCCACCACCAGGCGGTCGCCGACCCGGGTGAGTTCGTACCGGTCGGATGGTGCCCGGACGACCAGGTCATCGAGATCATCGAGCATCCCGGGCGGACCTTCGCGCTCGGCGTGCAGTGGCATCCGGAGCGGACCGCGGATCTGCGGTGCTTCGCCGCACTGGCCGAGGCGGCCAGCCGTGCCAGGACGATGGCCGCCTGA
- a CDS encoding gamma-glutamyl-gamma-aminobutyrate hydrolase family protein, translating into MRPIIGITTYVLPATWGVWRDLPTALVPHDYVEAVRLAGGRAVLLPPDERDADVLERLDGLLLAGGPDLDPALYGAAAEPLTVAQPERDAAELVLLRAALDRDLPVLGVCRGMQLLAVAAGGTLHQHLPDVLGHEKHRIAPGVYSELFATFEPGSRIAGLLGPDATINCFHHQGVADPGSLTVTGRAVDGLPEAVEHPDRRFVLGVQWHPEVGRDHRLFGALVEAAAGV; encoded by the coding sequence ATGCGTCCGATCATCGGCATAACGACATACGTCTTGCCCGCGACCTGGGGGGTCTGGCGCGACCTGCCGACCGCGCTGGTGCCGCACGACTACGTCGAGGCGGTCCGGCTGGCCGGTGGCCGCGCCGTTCTGCTGCCCCCGGACGAGCGGGACGCCGACGTGCTGGAGCGGCTGGACGGCCTGCTCCTGGCCGGCGGCCCCGACCTCGACCCGGCGCTGTACGGCGCCGCGGCCGAGCCGCTCACCGTGGCTCAGCCCGAGCGGGACGCGGCCGAGCTGGTGCTGCTCCGCGCGGCGCTGGACCGCGACCTGCCGGTCCTGGGCGTGTGCCGGGGCATGCAACTGCTGGCGGTGGCCGCCGGCGGAACGCTGCACCAGCACCTGCCGGACGTGCTCGGCCACGAGAAGCACCGCATCGCCCCGGGCGTGTACAGCGAACTGTTCGCGACGTTCGAGCCGGGCAGCCGGATCGCCGGTCTGCTGGGCCCGGACGCCACCATCAACTGCTTCCACCACCAGGGCGTTGCCGACCCCGGCTCGCTGACCGTCACCGGGCGGGCCGTGGACGGCCTCCCGGAAGCGGTCGAGCATCCGGACCGCCGGTTCGTGCTCGGCGTCCAGTGGCATCCCGAGGTGGGCCGGGACCATCGGCTCTTCGGTGCCCTGGTCGAGGCGGCAGCCGGAGTTTGA
- a CDS encoding 3-oxoacyl-ACP reductase, which produces MERLQDRVAVITGAGSGIGLATARRFAAEGAFVVCVDISDKSGKAIAEEVGGEFVACDVSDEEQVRALFDGVVQRHGRLDIAFNNAGISPPDDDSILVTGIDAWERVLKINTTSVFYCCKYAIPHMQRQGKGSIINTASFVALLGAATSQIAYTASKGGVLAMTRELGVQFAREGIRINALCPGPVATPLLMDLFAKDPERAARRLVHVPMGRFAEPAEIAAAVAFLASDDASFMTASQFVVDGGITGAYVTPL; this is translated from the coding sequence GTGGAGCGTTTACAGGACCGGGTCGCTGTCATCACCGGCGCCGGCAGCGGGATCGGGCTGGCCACCGCGCGGCGGTTCGCCGCCGAAGGAGCCTTCGTCGTCTGCGTCGATATCTCCGACAAGTCCGGCAAGGCGATCGCCGAGGAGGTCGGCGGCGAGTTCGTGGCCTGCGATGTCAGTGACGAGGAGCAGGTCAGGGCGCTCTTCGACGGCGTCGTGCAACGGCACGGCCGGCTGGACATCGCGTTCAACAACGCCGGCATCTCGCCGCCCGACGACGACTCGATCCTGGTCACCGGGATCGACGCCTGGGAACGCGTTCTGAAGATCAATACGACCTCGGTCTTCTACTGCTGCAAGTACGCGATCCCGCACATGCAGCGGCAGGGCAAGGGCTCGATCATCAACACCGCGTCGTTCGTCGCCCTGCTCGGCGCGGCCACGTCACAGATCGCGTACACCGCCAGCAAGGGCGGGGTGCTCGCGATGACCCGGGAGCTGGGCGTCCAGTTCGCCCGCGAGGGCATCCGGATCAACGCGCTCTGCCCCGGGCCGGTGGCCACCCCGCTGCTGATGGACCTCTTCGCCAAGGACCCGGAACGGGCCGCCCGCCGGCTGGTCCACGTGCCGATGGGCCGGTTCGCCGAGCCGGCGGAGATCGCCGCAGCGGTGGCCTTCCTGGCGAGCGACGACGCCTCGTTCATGACCGCTTCGCAGTTCGTCGTCGACGGTGGCATCACGGGGGCGTACGTAACTCCGCTGTGA